The genome window GTTGCGATGAGTGGCTACGACGCATCACGCTTCCTGATGGGGTGGACTGGCGGCTTCGTGTTGTTGACCATTCTGATGGTGCCGTATCTGCGTAAGTTTAATAAGGCCACGGTGCCTGACTTTGTGGGTGATCGCTATTATTCGAAGTTGGCTCGTGGCGTGGCAGTGGGCTGTGCGATCTTTATTTGCATGACGTATATCATGGGACAAATGCGTGGAGTGGGCGTGGTCTTTTCGCAGCTCTTTGGCATTAGTATTACCTCGGGCGTGATTATCGGTGGAACGATTGTCTTTTTCTATGCAGGTCTAGGCGGCATGAAAGGCATTACCTATACGCAGGTTGCGCAGTATTGTGTGATGGCGTTTGCCTACACGATTCCAGCGATCTTCATTGCGATGGCATTGACGGGTAATGTGCTACCTCAAATGGGTTTGATCGGAAACTACATCGTAGACGGCGAGAGTGTGCCCTTTTTGGAGAAATTGAATACTATCAATACCGAGCTTGGGTTTGCGGAATATACCTCCGGCAAGCTTTCGACGGTGAATATGTTTTGTATCACTGCGGCGCTGATGTGTGGCACAGCGGGGTTGCCGCACGTGATCGTTCGCTTCTTTACTGTGAAGAATGTCGGCGCAGTGCGTAAATCCGCCTGTTGGACGCTGCTGTTTATCGCAGTGATTTACCTCACGGCTCCGGCGATTGGTGCCTTTGCGCGGGTGAACTTGGTGGATAAATTGCACGACACGCCCTATGTTGAAGCGCCATACTGGTTGCAGGAGTTCGAGGAAACCGGGCAGATGGCTTGGGTTGATAAAAACGGCGACGGCAAGATTCAATACTATGGGCCAGGTAAATCGGACGCTGGCACGAATGCGGTGTTCCAAGGCAAGACGCCTACGTATCCAACCTTTGAAGCGACTGAAGATCAATTGATCGGTAAGCACGGTGAGCGTTTGCTCGCAAATAAGGCGAATGACTCCAACCCGAATGAGCTTTGGTTCGGTAATGACATCATGGTGATGGCCAACCCACATATGGCTGGCTTGCCGAAGTGGGTGATTGCTCTGTTGATGGCGGGGTGCATTGCGGCCGCGCTGTCGACAGCTGCTGGTCTGTTGTTGGTCTTATCCACATCGATTTCACACGATTTGATGAAGAAGATTCTGAAGCCAGACCTGAGTGATAAGGAAGAGGTGAGCTACGCACGGTTCGCGTCTTTTGTCGCACTGGCTGTTGCGGTTTACTTTGGTATTAATCCACCGTCTCAGTTTATCGCGAAGACTGTGGCATTTGCGTTCGGCCTCGCGGCCTCTTCGTTTTTCCCAACATTACTGATGGGGATCTTTTCGAAGCGCATGAACCGTGAAGGCGCGATCGCAGGTATGCTCAGCGGTATTCTGTTTACGTTCGGATATATCACTTACTTCCAATTCTTGGATGGCACACCTGACCAATACCT of Lentimonas sp. CC4 contains these proteins:
- a CDS encoding sodium:solute symporter family protein → MTQDHLNFIFIGLSFALYIGIAVKSRAGSTKEYYTAGGGVSPLANGMATAADWMSAATFISMAGTVAMSGYDASRFLMGWTGGFVLLTILMVPYLRKFNKATVPDFVGDRYYSKLARGVAVGCAIFICMTYIMGQMRGVGVVFSQLFGISITSGVIIGGTIVFFYAGLGGMKGITYTQVAQYCVMAFAYTIPAIFIAMALTGNVLPQMGLIGNYIVDGESVPFLEKLNTINTELGFAEYTSGKLSTVNMFCITAALMCGTAGLPHVIVRFFTVKNVGAVRKSACWTLLFIAVIYLTAPAIGAFARVNLVDKLHDTPYVEAPYWLQEFEETGQMAWVDKNGDGKIQYYGPGKSDAGTNAVFQGKTPTYPTFEATEDQLIGKHGERLLANKANDSNPNELWFGNDIMVMANPHMAGLPKWVIALLMAGCIAAALSTAAGLLLVLSTSISHDLMKKILKPDLSDKEEVSYARFASFVALAVAVYFGINPPSQFIAKTVAFAFGLAASSFFPTLLMGIFSKRMNREGAIAGMLSGILFTFGYITYFQFLDGTPDQYLFGITPEGIGFVGMLINFVVAFVVSAFTPAPPKEVQEMVENIHIPSGSGEASHH